A window of the Canis lupus baileyi chromosome 8, mCanLup2.hap1, whole genome shotgun sequence genome harbors these coding sequences:
- the SRRT gene encoding serrate RNA effector molecule homolog isoform X3, whose translation MGDSDDEYDRRRRDKFRRERSDYDRSRERDERRRGDDWNDREWDRGRERRSRGEYRDYDRNRRERFSPPRHELSPPQKRMRRDWDEHSSDPYHSGYEMPYAGGGGGPTYGPPQPWGHPDVHIMQHHVLPIQARLGSIAEIDLGVPPPVMKTFKEFLLSLDDSVDETEAVKRYNDYKLDFRRQQMQDFFLAHKDEEWFRSKYHPDEVGKRRQEARGALQNRLRVFLSLMESGWFDNLLLDIDKADAIVKMLDAAVIKMEGGTENDLRILEQEEEEEQAGKPGEPSKKEEGRAGPGLGDGERKANDKDDKKEDGKQAENDSSNDDKTKKSEGDGDKEEKKDDSEKDAKKTSKKRNRKHSGDDSFDEGSVSESESESESGQAEEEKEESEEALKEKEKPKEEDREKPKDTPGLECKPRPLHKTCSLFMRNIAPNISRAEIISLCKRYPGFMRVALSEPQPERRFFRRGWVTFDRSVNIKEICWNLQNIRLRECELSPGVNRDLTRRVRNINGITQHKQIVRNDIKLAAKLIHTLDDRTQLWASEPGTPPLPTSLPSQNPILKNITDYLIEEVSAEEEELLGSSGGAPPEEPPKEGNPAEINVERDEKLIKVLDKLLLYLRIVHSLDYYNTCEYPNEDEMPNRCGIIHVRGPMPPNRISHGEVLEWQKTFEEKLTPLLSVRESLSEEEAQKMGRKDPEQEVEKFVTSNTQELGKDKWLCPLSGKKFKGPEFVRKHIFNKHAEKIEEVKKEVAFFNNFLTDAKRPALPEIKPAQPPGPAQILPPGLTPGLPYPHQTPQGLMPYGQPRPPILGYGAGAVRPAVPTGGPPYPHAPYGAGRGNYDAFRGQGYPGKPRNRMVRGDPRAIVEYRDLDAPDDVDFF comes from the exons ATGGGTGACAGCGATGACGAGTATGACCGAAGGCGCAGGGACAAGTTCAGAAGGGAGCGCAGCGACTACGACCGTTCTCGGGAAAGAGATGAAAGACGTCGAGGGGACGATTGGAATGACCG AGAGTGGGACCGTGGCCGGGAGCGCCGCAGTCGGGGTGAATATCGGGACTATGACCGGAATCGGCGAGAGCGCTTTTCTCCTCCGCGCCATGAGCTCAGTCCCCCACAGAAGCGCATGAGGCGAGACTG GGATGAGCACAGCTCTGACCCATACCACAGTGGCTATGAGATGCCCTatgctggggggggtgggggccctACTTATGGCCCCCCTCAGCCCTGGGGCCACCCAGACGTCCACATCATGCAGCACCATGTTCTGCCTATCCAGGCCAG GCTGGGCAGCATCGCAGAGATTGACTTGGGTGTGCCACCACCGGTGATGAAGACCTTCAAGGAATTTCTTCTGTCATTGGATGACTCTGTGGATGAGACAGAGGCTGTAAAGCGCTATAATGACTATAAGCTGGATTTTCGAAGGCAGCAGatgcaggatttctttttggcTCATAAAGATGAGGAGTG GTTTCGGTCTAAGTACCACCCAGATGAGGTGGGGAAGCGTCGGCAGGAGGCCCGGGGGGCCCTGCAAAACCGACTGAGGGTATTCCTGTCCCTTATGGAGAGTGGCTGGTTTGATAATCTTCTCCTGGACATAGACAAAGCTGATGCCATCGTCAAGATGCTGGATGCAG CTGTGATTAAgatggaaggagggacagagaatgATCTGCGCAtcctggagcaggaggaggaggaggagcaggcaggaAAGCCTGGAGAGCCCAGTAAGAAAGAGGAAGGCCGGGCTGGACCAGGCCTGGGGGATGGAGAGCGCAAGGCCAATGATAAGGATGATAAGAAAGAAGACGGCAAACAG GCTGAAAATGACAGTTCTAATGATGACAAAACTAAGAAATCTGAGGGTGATGGGgacaaggaagagaagaaagatgacTCTGAGAAAGATGCCAAAAAG ACTAGCAAGAAGCGGAACAGGAAGCACAGTGGTGATGACAGCTTTGATGAAGGCAGCGTGTCAGAGTCCGAGTCAGAGTCAGAGAGTGGCCAAgctgaggaagagaaggaggagtcTG AAGAGGCactaaaagaaaaggagaagcccaaagaagaagacagagagaagcCTAAGGACACTCCTGGGTTGGAATGTAAACCTCGGCCCCTCCATAAGACTTGCTCCCTCTTTATGCGCAACATCGCACCCAACATCTCTCGAGCCGAGATCATTTCT CTTTGTAAAAGATACCCAGGCTTCATGCGTGTGGCACTGTCAGAGCCCCAGCCTGAGAGGAG GTTTTTCCGCCGTGGCTGGGTCACCTTTGACCGCAGTGTTAACATCAAAGAGATCTGTTGGAACTTGCAGAATATCCGA CTCCGGGAGTGTGAGCTGAGCCCTGGTGTGAACAGAGACCTGACCCGTCGAGTCCGCAACATCAATGGCATCACCCAGCACAAGCAGATAGTGCGCAACGACATCAAACTGGCCGCCAAGCTGATCCACACGCTGGATGACAGGACCCAGCTCTGGGCCTCTGAGCCTGGGACACCTCCTCTGCCAACA AGTCTGCCCTCCCAGAACCCAATCTTGAAGAATATCACTGACTATCTGATTGAAGAAGTGAGtgcggaggaggaggagctgctggGGAGCAGTGGGGGGGCTCCCCCTGAGGAACCCCCTAAGGAAGGGAACCCAGCAGAGATCAATGTGGAGCGAGATGAAAAACtgatcaag gTTTTGGACAAACTCCTTCTCTATTTGCGCATTGTGCATTCCTTGGATTATTATAACACTTGCGAATACCCCAATGAGGATGAAATGCCCAACCGATGTGGCATCATCCATGTTCGGGGGCCTATGCCGCCCAACCGCATCAGTCATGGAGAAG TGCTAGAGTGGCAGAAGACGTTtgaggagaagctgactccattGCTGAGTGTACGGGAATCTCTTTCCGAGGAAGAGGCTCAGAAGATGGGTCGCAAAGACCCTGAGCAGGAAGTGGAAAAGTTTGTCACCTCTAACACCCAGGAACTGGGCAAGGATAAGTGGCTATGCCCTCTCAGTGGCAAGAAATTCAAG GGCCCTGAGTTTGTACGCAAACATATCTTCAACAAGCATGCAGAGAAGATTGAGGAAGTGAAGAAGGAAGTGGCATTTTTTAACAACTTTCTCACTGATGCCAAGCGCCCAGCTCTGCCTGAGATCAAGCCAGCCCAGCCACCTGGCCCTGCCCAGA TACTCCCCCCAGGCCTGACCCCGGGACTCCCCTACCCGCACCAGACTCCCCAGGGCCTGATGCCCTATGGTCAGCCCCGGCCCCCCATCTTGGGGTATGGAG CTGGTGCTGTACGCCCTGCAGTCCCCACGGGAGGGCCTCCATACCCTCATGCCCCCTATGGTGCTGGCCGAGGGAACTATGATGCCTTCCGAGGTCAAGGTTATCCTGGGAAGCCTCGGAATAG GATGGTCCGAGGAGACCCACGGGCCATCGTGGAATACCGTGACCTGGATGCTCCAGATGATGTGGACTTCTTTTGA
- the SRRT gene encoding serrate RNA effector molecule homolog isoform X2: MGDSDDEYDRRRRDKFRRERSDYDRSRERDERRRGDDWNDREWDRGRERRSRGEYRDYDRNRRERFSPPRHELSPPQKRMRRDWDEHSSDPYHSGYEMPYAGGGGGPTYGPPQPWGHPDVHIMQHHVLPIQARLPDRAPPRLGSIAEIDLGVPPPVMKTFKEFLLSLDDSVDETEAVKRYNDYKLDFRRQQMQDFFLAHKDEEWFRSKYHPDEVGKRRQEARGALQNRLRVFLSLMESGWFDNLLLDIDKADAIVKMLDAAVIKMEGGTENDLRILEQEEEEEQAGKPGEPSKKEEGRAGPGLGDGERKANDKDDKKEDGKQAENDSSNDDKTKKSEGDGDKEEKKDDSEKDAKKTSKKRNRKHSGDDSFDEGSVSESESESESGQAEEEKEESEEALKEKEKPKEEDREKPKDTPGLECKPRPLHKTCSLFMRNIAPNISRAEIISLCKRYPGFMRVALSEPQPERRFFRRGWVTFDRSVNIKEICWNLQNIRLRECELSPGVNRDLTRRVRNINGITQHKQIVRNDIKLAAKLIHTLDDRTQLWASEPGTPPLPTSLPSQNPILKNITDYLIEEVSAEEEELLGSSGGAPPEEPPKEGNPAEINVERDEKLIKVLDKLLLYLRIVHSLDYYNTCEYPNEDEMPNRCGIIHVRGPMPPNRISHGEVLEWQKTFEEKLTPLLSVRESLSEEEAQKMGRKDPEQEVEKFVTSNTQELGKDKWLCPLSGKKFKGPEFVRKHIFNKHAEKIEEVKKEVAFFNNFLTDAKRPALPEIKPAQPPGPAQSLTPGLPYPHQTPQGLMPYGQPRPPILGYGAGAVRPAVPTGGPPYPHAPYGAGRGNYDAFRGQGYPGKPRNRMVRGDPRAIVEYRDLDAPDDVDFF; encoded by the exons ATGGGTGACAGCGATGACGAGTATGACCGAAGGCGCAGGGACAAGTTCAGAAGGGAGCGCAGCGACTACGACCGTTCTCGGGAAAGAGATGAAAGACGTCGAGGGGACGATTGGAATGACCG AGAGTGGGACCGTGGCCGGGAGCGCCGCAGTCGGGGTGAATATCGGGACTATGACCGGAATCGGCGAGAGCGCTTTTCTCCTCCGCGCCATGAGCTCAGTCCCCCACAGAAGCGCATGAGGCGAGACTG GGATGAGCACAGCTCTGACCCATACCACAGTGGCTATGAGATGCCCTatgctggggggggtgggggccctACTTATGGCCCCCCTCAGCCCTGGGGCCACCCAGACGTCCACATCATGCAGCACCATGTTCTGCCTATCCAGGCCAG ACTTCCTGACCGGGCCCCCCCCAGGCTGGGCAGCATCGCAGAGATTGACTTGGGTGTGCCACCACCGGTGATGAAGACCTTCAAGGAATTTCTTCTGTCATTGGATGACTCTGTGGATGAGACAGAGGCTGTAAAGCGCTATAATGACTATAAGCTGGATTTTCGAAGGCAGCAGatgcaggatttctttttggcTCATAAAGATGAGGAGTG GTTTCGGTCTAAGTACCACCCAGATGAGGTGGGGAAGCGTCGGCAGGAGGCCCGGGGGGCCCTGCAAAACCGACTGAGGGTATTCCTGTCCCTTATGGAGAGTGGCTGGTTTGATAATCTTCTCCTGGACATAGACAAAGCTGATGCCATCGTCAAGATGCTGGATGCAG CTGTGATTAAgatggaaggagggacagagaatgATCTGCGCAtcctggagcaggaggaggaggaggagcaggcaggaAAGCCTGGAGAGCCCAGTAAGAAAGAGGAAGGCCGGGCTGGACCAGGCCTGGGGGATGGAGAGCGCAAGGCCAATGATAAGGATGATAAGAAAGAAGACGGCAAACAG GCTGAAAATGACAGTTCTAATGATGACAAAACTAAGAAATCTGAGGGTGATGGGgacaaggaagagaagaaagatgacTCTGAGAAAGATGCCAAAAAG ACTAGCAAGAAGCGGAACAGGAAGCACAGTGGTGATGACAGCTTTGATGAAGGCAGCGTGTCAGAGTCCGAGTCAGAGTCAGAGAGTGGCCAAgctgaggaagagaaggaggagtcTG AAGAGGCactaaaagaaaaggagaagcccaaagaagaagacagagagaagcCTAAGGACACTCCTGGGTTGGAATGTAAACCTCGGCCCCTCCATAAGACTTGCTCCCTCTTTATGCGCAACATCGCACCCAACATCTCTCGAGCCGAGATCATTTCT CTTTGTAAAAGATACCCAGGCTTCATGCGTGTGGCACTGTCAGAGCCCCAGCCTGAGAGGAG GTTTTTCCGCCGTGGCTGGGTCACCTTTGACCGCAGTGTTAACATCAAAGAGATCTGTTGGAACTTGCAGAATATCCGA CTCCGGGAGTGTGAGCTGAGCCCTGGTGTGAACAGAGACCTGACCCGTCGAGTCCGCAACATCAATGGCATCACCCAGCACAAGCAGATAGTGCGCAACGACATCAAACTGGCCGCCAAGCTGATCCACACGCTGGATGACAGGACCCAGCTCTGGGCCTCTGAGCCTGGGACACCTCCTCTGCCAACA AGTCTGCCCTCCCAGAACCCAATCTTGAAGAATATCACTGACTATCTGATTGAAGAAGTGAGtgcggaggaggaggagctgctggGGAGCAGTGGGGGGGCTCCCCCTGAGGAACCCCCTAAGGAAGGGAACCCAGCAGAGATCAATGTGGAGCGAGATGAAAAACtgatcaag gTTTTGGACAAACTCCTTCTCTATTTGCGCATTGTGCATTCCTTGGATTATTATAACACTTGCGAATACCCCAATGAGGATGAAATGCCCAACCGATGTGGCATCATCCATGTTCGGGGGCCTATGCCGCCCAACCGCATCAGTCATGGAGAAG TGCTAGAGTGGCAGAAGACGTTtgaggagaagctgactccattGCTGAGTGTACGGGAATCTCTTTCCGAGGAAGAGGCTCAGAAGATGGGTCGCAAAGACCCTGAGCAGGAAGTGGAAAAGTTTGTCACCTCTAACACCCAGGAACTGGGCAAGGATAAGTGGCTATGCCCTCTCAGTGGCAAGAAATTCAAG GGCCCTGAGTTTGTACGCAAACATATCTTCAACAAGCATGCAGAGAAGATTGAGGAAGTGAAGAAGGAAGTGGCATTTTTTAACAACTTTCTCACTGATGCCAAGCGCCCAGCTCTGCCTGAGATCAAGCCAGCCCAGCCACCTGGCCCTGCCCAGA GCCTGACCCCGGGACTCCCCTACCCGCACCAGACTCCCCAGGGCCTGATGCCCTATGGTCAGCCCCGGCCCCCCATCTTGGGGTATGGAG CTGGTGCTGTACGCCCTGCAGTCCCCACGGGAGGGCCTCCATACCCTCATGCCCCCTATGGTGCTGGCCGAGGGAACTATGATGCCTTCCGAGGTCAAGGTTATCCTGGGAAGCCTCGGAATAG GATGGTCCGAGGAGACCCACGGGCCATCGTGGAATACCGTGACCTGGATGCTCCAGATGATGTGGACTTCTTTTGA
- the SRRT gene encoding serrate RNA effector molecule homolog isoform X1: MGDSDDEYDRRRRDKFRRERSDYDRSRERDERRRGDDWNDREWDRGRERRSRGEYRDYDRNRRERFSPPRHELSPPQKRMRRDWDEHSSDPYHSGYEMPYAGGGGGPTYGPPQPWGHPDVHIMQHHVLPIQARLPDRAPPRLGSIAEIDLGVPPPVMKTFKEFLLSLDDSVDETEAVKRYNDYKLDFRRQQMQDFFLAHKDEEWFRSKYHPDEVGKRRQEARGALQNRLRVFLSLMESGWFDNLLLDIDKADAIVKMLDAAVIKMEGGTENDLRILEQEEEEEQAGKPGEPSKKEEGRAGPGLGDGERKANDKDDKKEDGKQAENDSSNDDKTKKSEGDGDKEEKKDDSEKDAKKTSKKRNRKHSGDDSFDEGSVSESESESESGQAEEEKEESEEALKEKEKPKEEDREKPKDTPGLECKPRPLHKTCSLFMRNIAPNISRAEIISLCKRYPGFMRVALSEPQPERRFFRRGWVTFDRSVNIKEICWNLQNIRLRECELSPGVNRDLTRRVRNINGITQHKQIVRNDIKLAAKLIHTLDDRTQLWASEPGTPPLPTSLPSQNPILKNITDYLIEEVSAEEEELLGSSGGAPPEEPPKEGNPAEINVERDEKLIKVLDKLLLYLRIVHSLDYYNTCEYPNEDEMPNRCGIIHVRGPMPPNRISHGEVLEWQKTFEEKLTPLLSVRESLSEEEAQKMGRKDPEQEVEKFVTSNTQELGKDKWLCPLSGKKFKGPEFVRKHIFNKHAEKIEEVKKEVAFFNNFLTDAKRPALPEIKPAQPPGPAQILPPGLTPGLPYPHQTPQGLMPYGQPRPPILGYGAGAVRPAVPTGGPPYPHAPYGAGRGNYDAFRGQGYPGKPRNRMVRGDPRAIVEYRDLDAPDDVDFF; encoded by the exons ATGGGTGACAGCGATGACGAGTATGACCGAAGGCGCAGGGACAAGTTCAGAAGGGAGCGCAGCGACTACGACCGTTCTCGGGAAAGAGATGAAAGACGTCGAGGGGACGATTGGAATGACCG AGAGTGGGACCGTGGCCGGGAGCGCCGCAGTCGGGGTGAATATCGGGACTATGACCGGAATCGGCGAGAGCGCTTTTCTCCTCCGCGCCATGAGCTCAGTCCCCCACAGAAGCGCATGAGGCGAGACTG GGATGAGCACAGCTCTGACCCATACCACAGTGGCTATGAGATGCCCTatgctggggggggtgggggccctACTTATGGCCCCCCTCAGCCCTGGGGCCACCCAGACGTCCACATCATGCAGCACCATGTTCTGCCTATCCAGGCCAG ACTTCCTGACCGGGCCCCCCCCAGGCTGGGCAGCATCGCAGAGATTGACTTGGGTGTGCCACCACCGGTGATGAAGACCTTCAAGGAATTTCTTCTGTCATTGGATGACTCTGTGGATGAGACAGAGGCTGTAAAGCGCTATAATGACTATAAGCTGGATTTTCGAAGGCAGCAGatgcaggatttctttttggcTCATAAAGATGAGGAGTG GTTTCGGTCTAAGTACCACCCAGATGAGGTGGGGAAGCGTCGGCAGGAGGCCCGGGGGGCCCTGCAAAACCGACTGAGGGTATTCCTGTCCCTTATGGAGAGTGGCTGGTTTGATAATCTTCTCCTGGACATAGACAAAGCTGATGCCATCGTCAAGATGCTGGATGCAG CTGTGATTAAgatggaaggagggacagagaatgATCTGCGCAtcctggagcaggaggaggaggaggagcaggcaggaAAGCCTGGAGAGCCCAGTAAGAAAGAGGAAGGCCGGGCTGGACCAGGCCTGGGGGATGGAGAGCGCAAGGCCAATGATAAGGATGATAAGAAAGAAGACGGCAAACAG GCTGAAAATGACAGTTCTAATGATGACAAAACTAAGAAATCTGAGGGTGATGGGgacaaggaagagaagaaagatgacTCTGAGAAAGATGCCAAAAAG ACTAGCAAGAAGCGGAACAGGAAGCACAGTGGTGATGACAGCTTTGATGAAGGCAGCGTGTCAGAGTCCGAGTCAGAGTCAGAGAGTGGCCAAgctgaggaagagaaggaggagtcTG AAGAGGCactaaaagaaaaggagaagcccaaagaagaagacagagagaagcCTAAGGACACTCCTGGGTTGGAATGTAAACCTCGGCCCCTCCATAAGACTTGCTCCCTCTTTATGCGCAACATCGCACCCAACATCTCTCGAGCCGAGATCATTTCT CTTTGTAAAAGATACCCAGGCTTCATGCGTGTGGCACTGTCAGAGCCCCAGCCTGAGAGGAG GTTTTTCCGCCGTGGCTGGGTCACCTTTGACCGCAGTGTTAACATCAAAGAGATCTGTTGGAACTTGCAGAATATCCGA CTCCGGGAGTGTGAGCTGAGCCCTGGTGTGAACAGAGACCTGACCCGTCGAGTCCGCAACATCAATGGCATCACCCAGCACAAGCAGATAGTGCGCAACGACATCAAACTGGCCGCCAAGCTGATCCACACGCTGGATGACAGGACCCAGCTCTGGGCCTCTGAGCCTGGGACACCTCCTCTGCCAACA AGTCTGCCCTCCCAGAACCCAATCTTGAAGAATATCACTGACTATCTGATTGAAGAAGTGAGtgcggaggaggaggagctgctggGGAGCAGTGGGGGGGCTCCCCCTGAGGAACCCCCTAAGGAAGGGAACCCAGCAGAGATCAATGTGGAGCGAGATGAAAAACtgatcaag gTTTTGGACAAACTCCTTCTCTATTTGCGCATTGTGCATTCCTTGGATTATTATAACACTTGCGAATACCCCAATGAGGATGAAATGCCCAACCGATGTGGCATCATCCATGTTCGGGGGCCTATGCCGCCCAACCGCATCAGTCATGGAGAAG TGCTAGAGTGGCAGAAGACGTTtgaggagaagctgactccattGCTGAGTGTACGGGAATCTCTTTCCGAGGAAGAGGCTCAGAAGATGGGTCGCAAAGACCCTGAGCAGGAAGTGGAAAAGTTTGTCACCTCTAACACCCAGGAACTGGGCAAGGATAAGTGGCTATGCCCTCTCAGTGGCAAGAAATTCAAG GGCCCTGAGTTTGTACGCAAACATATCTTCAACAAGCATGCAGAGAAGATTGAGGAAGTGAAGAAGGAAGTGGCATTTTTTAACAACTTTCTCACTGATGCCAAGCGCCCAGCTCTGCCTGAGATCAAGCCAGCCCAGCCACCTGGCCCTGCCCAGA TACTCCCCCCAGGCCTGACCCCGGGACTCCCCTACCCGCACCAGACTCCCCAGGGCCTGATGCCCTATGGTCAGCCCCGGCCCCCCATCTTGGGGTATGGAG CTGGTGCTGTACGCCCTGCAGTCCCCACGGGAGGGCCTCCATACCCTCATGCCCCCTATGGTGCTGGCCGAGGGAACTATGATGCCTTCCGAGGTCAAGGTTATCCTGGGAAGCCTCGGAATAG GATGGTCCGAGGAGACCCACGGGCCATCGTGGAATACCGTGACCTGGATGCTCCAGATGATGTGGACTTCTTTTGA
- the SRRT gene encoding serrate RNA effector molecule homolog isoform X5, protein MGDSDDEYDRRRRDKFRRERSDYDRSRERDERRRGDDWNDREWDRGRERRSRGEYRDYDRNRRERFSPPRHELSPPQKRMRRDWDEHSSDPYHSGYEMPYAGGGGGPTYGPPQPWGHPDVHIMQHHVLPIQARLPDRAPPRLGSIAEIDLGVPPPVMKTFKEFLLSLDDSVDETEAVKRYNDYKLDFRRQQMQDFFLAHKDEEWFRSKYHPDEVGKRRQEARGALQNRLRVFLSLMESGWFDNLLLDIDKADAIVKMLDAAVIKMEGGTENDLRILEQEEEEEQAGKPGEPSKKEEGRAGPGLGDGERKANDKDDKKEDGKQAENDSSNDDKTKKSEGDGDKEEKKDDSEKDAKKTSKKRNRKHSGDDSFDEGSVSESESESESGQAEEEKEESEEALKEKEKPKEEDREKPKDTPGLECKPRPLHKTCSLFMRNIAPNISRAEIISLCKRYPGFMRVALSEPQPERRFFRRGWVTFDRSVNIKEICWNLQNIRLRECELSPGVNRDLTRRVRNINGITQHKQIVRNDIKLAAKLIHTLDDRTQLWASEPGTPPLPTSLPSQNPILKNITDYLIEEVSAEEEELLGSSGGAPPEEPPKEGNPAEINVERDEKLIKVLDKLLLYLRIVHSLDYYNTCEYPNEDEMPNRCGIIHVRGPMPPNRISHGEVLEWQKTFEEKLTPLLSVRESLSEEEAQKMGRKDPEQEVEKFVTSNTQELGP, encoded by the exons ATGGGTGACAGCGATGACGAGTATGACCGAAGGCGCAGGGACAAGTTCAGAAGGGAGCGCAGCGACTACGACCGTTCTCGGGAAAGAGATGAAAGACGTCGAGGGGACGATTGGAATGACCG AGAGTGGGACCGTGGCCGGGAGCGCCGCAGTCGGGGTGAATATCGGGACTATGACCGGAATCGGCGAGAGCGCTTTTCTCCTCCGCGCCATGAGCTCAGTCCCCCACAGAAGCGCATGAGGCGAGACTG GGATGAGCACAGCTCTGACCCATACCACAGTGGCTATGAGATGCCCTatgctggggggggtgggggccctACTTATGGCCCCCCTCAGCCCTGGGGCCACCCAGACGTCCACATCATGCAGCACCATGTTCTGCCTATCCAGGCCAG ACTTCCTGACCGGGCCCCCCCCAGGCTGGGCAGCATCGCAGAGATTGACTTGGGTGTGCCACCACCGGTGATGAAGACCTTCAAGGAATTTCTTCTGTCATTGGATGACTCTGTGGATGAGACAGAGGCTGTAAAGCGCTATAATGACTATAAGCTGGATTTTCGAAGGCAGCAGatgcaggatttctttttggcTCATAAAGATGAGGAGTG GTTTCGGTCTAAGTACCACCCAGATGAGGTGGGGAAGCGTCGGCAGGAGGCCCGGGGGGCCCTGCAAAACCGACTGAGGGTATTCCTGTCCCTTATGGAGAGTGGCTGGTTTGATAATCTTCTCCTGGACATAGACAAAGCTGATGCCATCGTCAAGATGCTGGATGCAG CTGTGATTAAgatggaaggagggacagagaatgATCTGCGCAtcctggagcaggaggaggaggaggagcaggcaggaAAGCCTGGAGAGCCCAGTAAGAAAGAGGAAGGCCGGGCTGGACCAGGCCTGGGGGATGGAGAGCGCAAGGCCAATGATAAGGATGATAAGAAAGAAGACGGCAAACAG GCTGAAAATGACAGTTCTAATGATGACAAAACTAAGAAATCTGAGGGTGATGGGgacaaggaagagaagaaagatgacTCTGAGAAAGATGCCAAAAAG ACTAGCAAGAAGCGGAACAGGAAGCACAGTGGTGATGACAGCTTTGATGAAGGCAGCGTGTCAGAGTCCGAGTCAGAGTCAGAGAGTGGCCAAgctgaggaagagaaggaggagtcTG AAGAGGCactaaaagaaaaggagaagcccaaagaagaagacagagagaagcCTAAGGACACTCCTGGGTTGGAATGTAAACCTCGGCCCCTCCATAAGACTTGCTCCCTCTTTATGCGCAACATCGCACCCAACATCTCTCGAGCCGAGATCATTTCT CTTTGTAAAAGATACCCAGGCTTCATGCGTGTGGCACTGTCAGAGCCCCAGCCTGAGAGGAG GTTTTTCCGCCGTGGCTGGGTCACCTTTGACCGCAGTGTTAACATCAAAGAGATCTGTTGGAACTTGCAGAATATCCGA CTCCGGGAGTGTGAGCTGAGCCCTGGTGTGAACAGAGACCTGACCCGTCGAGTCCGCAACATCAATGGCATCACCCAGCACAAGCAGATAGTGCGCAACGACATCAAACTGGCCGCCAAGCTGATCCACACGCTGGATGACAGGACCCAGCTCTGGGCCTCTGAGCCTGGGACACCTCCTCTGCCAACA AGTCTGCCCTCCCAGAACCCAATCTTGAAGAATATCACTGACTATCTGATTGAAGAAGTGAGtgcggaggaggaggagctgctggGGAGCAGTGGGGGGGCTCCCCCTGAGGAACCCCCTAAGGAAGGGAACCCAGCAGAGATCAATGTGGAGCGAGATGAAAAACtgatcaag gTTTTGGACAAACTCCTTCTCTATTTGCGCATTGTGCATTCCTTGGATTATTATAACACTTGCGAATACCCCAATGAGGATGAAATGCCCAACCGATGTGGCATCATCCATGTTCGGGGGCCTATGCCGCCCAACCGCATCAGTCATGGAGAAG TGCTAGAGTGGCAGAAGACGTTtgaggagaagctgactccattGCTGAGTGTACGGGAATCTCTTTCCGAGGAAGAGGCTCAGAAGATGGGTCGCAAAGACCCTGAGCAGGAAGTGGAAAAGTTTGTCACCTCTAACACCCAGGAACTGG GGCCCTGA